ATGGGAATATCAGTATGCGCGGGAAGTCAGATGTTGCAGTGATGATCAATGGAAAATTATCCTATCTATCACCAAAAGATTTGGCTACCCTCTTAAAGGGCACTCAGTCATCTTCCATAAAAAGCATTGAACTGATTACAAATCCATCGGCGAAATATGATGCTCAAGGTATGGGCGGAATGATTAATATCGTGATGAAAAACGGGAAAAAGGCAGGCTATAACCTTTCTGTGAACAGTTTTGCTGGTGCCGGCAGAAAAGAAAGATATGGTGCGGGGTTCAATTTTAATAGCCAAATCAATAAATGGAATTTTAGTGCCGGTTATGATAGGGGGTATCGTGGGGAAAGGGAATATCGAAACTTTGACCGTTTCTTTGAGAAAAATCCCAATGATAGCCAAGCCAGGAAATCAATGCAATATTCTCAGACGGACGAACCTCTGGAAACTAACAATGCAAAAGTTGGAATTGATTTTCAAGCCTCTGAAAAACTTTCTATGGGATTAGCTTGGTCAGGCAGCTTCGGAACTTATAAGAATTTCAATAACGGCTATAATAATATACTGTTTCTCAATGATGAAATGATATCGAATTCACTGACTGATAACAGCAATGTGAGCAAATGGAACAACCATACTGTTATGGCAAATATTCAACATTCGATGGGAAAGAAGGAGCACCTTCTATCTGCTGATTTTGAATATATGAACGCAGATTATAAAGCCGATCAGGAGTTGAAGTCAGATTTTCAGAAGACAGCCTACCAGCCTAGTTTCTTTTCTCACAGAAAAAATAAAACACCATCATCCACTAAGCTTTATGTTGGTAAGTTAGACTATTTGCATCATCTAGGTGAACATCAGAATCTAGAGGTAGGTTGGAAAAGTAGTTTTGTTAAAGCAGATAATAATGCTATCAATGATACATTAAGAAACGGGCAATGGGTAAATGACAAAAGTACCAGCAATCATTTCTTATATGAGGAGAAAATTCATGCTGCCTATGCCAACTATCTTTTGGAGGCCAATGATTGGAATATCACTGCTGGACTGCGATTTGAGGCGACCAATGCTTTAGGCAACCAATTGACCAATGCAGTTGTTAATGAGAGGAATTATAGCCATCTTTTTCCAAGTGCTTCTGTGAGCAGGAAAATCAACGATATGCACAGTTTGCAGGTCTCCTATAGCAGAAGGATCAATAGGCCGGATTATGAAAACCTTAATCCATTCCGTTATTATGTTGATGCCTTTGTGTTTTTTGAGGGGAATCCCTTGTTGCAACCTGAACTTGCCAACTCATTTGAACTGAATTATTCATTTGGCAGAAACCTTCATGCCTCTTTCTATTATACCGATGTGAAAGATGTAATGACCAGTGTCCTCACTCAATTGCCGGAACAAAATGTTACGATCAGGTCGATTGCAAATATTGAAAGTTTTAGAAATAAGGGTTTAAATATAAATCACACTTATTCTCCTGTTAGTTTCTGGACGACGATTAATAATGGAAACGTGTTTGAAAATCATTATTTCGGATCTTTCAATAACGAGAAAATCGATAACCGGGAGTGGTCTTATTCCTTGCAGAGCACCCATGTTTTTAAATTTCCGAAAAGCTGGTCTTTTGAACTGAATGGGCAATATAATTCACCCCAGACTGATGGTGTATTTCGTCAGAAAGGGAGGGGGTTTGTTTCTGCTGGAGTGATGAAATCGGTTTGGAATGATAAACTATCCTTAAAGCTTGCTGCCAATGATATATTCAAAACTATGAACTATCAAGCAGAGTCTCATATTGGAGGTGTAAGAATGCATCAAAAATTCAACTTGGATTCTAGGACCATATTGTTTTCAGCGACATTGAAAATAGGGAAAGAGATGAGCAAAAAGGGAAGGCAAAAGAGTGCTAGCGATGAGCAGAGCAGGGTTCGTGGAGGAAATTAATTTGAAGTATATAGTTAACATGAAAATGGGCTTCGATTTTGAAGCCCATTTCTTTTATTTTACAAGATTTTATGCAGGAGAACTTTTGTTCTCTTTGATTTCTTTTTTCTTATTGAAGAATCCGATTATTTTGTTCCATATTGCCTGCGCCTTGATCTTATATTGATCGGCATCAAATAATGCGGAATCGGAGGTAGATTTATAAGTCAGGAATATTGCCAATGGCGTCAGTACAATGATGGCCATCCACATACCCCACATAGGTGTAAGACTGGCATCTTTTGCTGCCTTTTCGGACACTGTAGCTATGACGTGGTAGATTAAGAAAAATATAATCGCCATAACAACGGGTAATCCCAAACCTCCTTTGCGGATAATTGCACCCAATGGTGCTCCAATGCCAAACAGTAATAGACAGGATACTGCGAGTGTGAATTTTCGGTGCCACTCAATGTCGTAACGGATATCCTTTTCAGCATACGGGCTGAACTCTGCCTCGCGGTTTACGGCCATATCTTTGATCTGCCGTGCTTGGCTCAATCCATTGTTGATTGCCATCCGCATCTGACCATTTTTCTCTAGATCGGGCAATCCTACCTTTGCCTTGGTCTGACCTGGATTGCCATTCCTGAAATAATCAGAATAATAATTGACATATCGCTTGGCTTCGGTAGAATTAATGCGTTCCAGGCTGTCGATCTGAATCCTGTTGGAATCCGAGTACATCCTGAGTTGTTTCAAGTTCAACATCTGATGATGGGACCTAAACAGTTCCTGGTCGGTCCTGTTCATGGCAAAACTGCCCATGTCAAATTTGGTGGTAGTCTCTTTAAACCTGAATCGGGTGAACTGTTGTCTAGGATCGTATCGTTTTGCGTTCTCAGACCTTGAGTCTTCGTATCTTACTCCATCCTTTAATTCCAAAACCATATAGTTATTATCCGCTGAATTCTGGATGTACCCCTCTTTAGCGAAAGTTACGTTAGTTGCAGTACCACCAGAAGGATGCTCATAGATCATCAGGTCATGCAGAGTTGTACCATCTTCACTCTTTCCTTTCGCACGGATGGAATAGCCAGGGATGGTATTGTTGAAAACGCCAGGTTTAATAAAGAAATCGGCTTTTTTCTTTCTTACATCATATAGCAAGGATCCCATTTTCAAGTTTACCACCGGTAGGATATAATCCGAAAAGAGAAAAGAACCTGCACTGAACAGCCCCACCACAATAAACAACGGAGTCATTGCCTTACGTAAGGAAACTCCGGCAGCCTTAATAGCGACAAGCTCATAACTCTCACCCAAGTTTCCGAAGGTCATGATGGAAGACAAGAGCATGGATAATGGCAATGCCATCGATAGCTGGACAGCACATTGATAACTCAACAGTTCCAGAATCACATACCATTGAAACCCTTTACCAATGAGATCATCAATGTATTTGAATAAAAACAACATCAACAATACAAACATGACAATAAAGAAAGTCACCAAGAAGGGCTTTATAAATGCTTGTAATATGAGTAAGTTTACTTTTTTCATGTTAACTAATCTGACCAATTTTCACGCTTGAAGACTCAATTGTATGGTCCTGATGCAAATATACGCTTTTTGTATTCTGAAAAATGTTAGAAAATCGTTAAACGTTTCCTTGATCTTTCCAGTGATATCTTGAAATACAAAGAGCCCCTAAACATAGTCTAGGGGCTCAGCGATTAAAATCTTTTTTATGCTCCAATAACTCTTTGTAGGTACCCAATAGAGTTATTCCAGATTAGTTTTCTGTCGTCCAGATTGTCTTCTTTTACATAATCCGTTACGCTTAGCGCTACATCATTTGTCAATTCATCTTGGATAATTTCAATTTCAAAGAAATAGGGGTTCATCATCCAGCCACTTGAACTTGACACTTTTGTTTTCTTTTGTTGCAATCAGCTTTGCACGGTGAGACTCGTTGTCCCAAATAAATTCATAAATACCATCGTGATAATTCACATCATCTGCAAACCATTGAGCAAGTTCATTTGGCTCCTGGAGGTAAGGAAAGAGAATTCTAGGTGAAGAATTTAATACATATTCTAAATTTAATTTAATCTTTTCTGCCATATGATATTTATAAGTAGATCTATTTTATTCTTGTTAGTAATCGCTTAGCATAATTTCATGCTACTTTTTGTAATAATAATCATTTAATCCAATATTCAAAAAAATCTAATTAAAATCTTTATTCACAAAAACGGCATTATTAACAGTTTTAGGGCGTTGGTAAGTTTGTGAGGTAATGAAAAATAGGGTTATTATTCCATATGCTATCTTTTTGACTATAAATTGGTTGTGAATTTTCGGGTTTGTTTGGATGAATTATCCTCTAAAATTGTGTAAAATATTCTTTGATAATTATTCCTATTTGCTATCTTTGCATACCGAAAAACGGCGGGGTAGCTCAGATGGTTAGAGCGCAGGATTCATAACCCTGAGGTCGGCAGTTCGATCCTGCTCCCCGCTACCAAAGTTGCGAAAGAGGTAAAATCCAGTCCTAATTCTGGTATACCTCTTTTTTTATTGCTTATAATTTGCTGAAAATAAGCTATATACGAAAAGAACTTATTTATTCGTGGGGTTCGACATTCATCTGTTTTCTTGCTATACGTTATACCCTTGGGGAAGAGCAAAAACTGTATGCGCTTCTTGGTGTTGTAGTCTGCTGAAACCCACTTTAAAGGCAATTCAAGGGCGATTTTGATAGCGAAACCCACGCTTTCATCGAGGTTCGACACTTGTTTAGAGAGTCTCATGAGATTCTTCTCGATTTCAGCTTTTTCTTCATTGTACTTGTCCCGGTACTTGTGGTACAGTTCACCGCCAATTTCTTCTTCGATATATCGTTCTTCCAGCCTATCTATCTTCTTTAAAATGTCCGAGTGTTGATTCTGTAGATTTCGGTATTCGTCCTGATCACCAGCGGTCAATTGATTGAATGTAGCGACAGCCTGCTTAGTGATCGCTTTAATCA
The Sphingobacterium daejeonense genome window above contains:
- a CDS encoding START-like domain-containing protein, whose amino-acid sequence is MAEKIKLNLEYVLNSSPRILFPYLQEPNELAQWFADDVNYHDGIYEFIWDNESHRAKLIATKENKSVKFKWLDDEPLFL
- a CDS encoding outer membrane beta-barrel family protein; protein product: MLLRLKLCALLLLFSTVLFGQSKIEGIIHNEENSAVSQATIILKNPLSGDEKSVSSKDDGSFSLEIKPGRYDLKITLLGYSEFQKKDLDIPNNGLKLGILQLTAIFQNIEEIQVTGERKLIERKSDRMVINIENSVLSEGMTALEILQRAPAVKVDDDGNISMRGKSDVAVMINGKLSYLSPKDLATLLKGTQSSSIKSIELITNPSAKYDAQGMGGMINIVMKNGKKAGYNLSVNSFAGAGRKERYGAGFNFNSQINKWNFSAGYDRGYRGEREYRNFDRFFEKNPNDSQARKSMQYSQTDEPLETNNAKVGIDFQASEKLSMGLAWSGSFGTYKNFNNGYNNILFLNDEMISNSLTDNSNVSKWNNHTVMANIQHSMGKKEHLLSADFEYMNADYKADQELKSDFQKTAYQPSFFSHRKNKTPSSTKLYVGKLDYLHHLGEHQNLEVGWKSSFVKADNNAINDTLRNGQWVNDKSTSNHFLYEEKIHAAYANYLLEANDWNITAGLRFEATNALGNQLTNAVVNERNYSHLFPSASVSRKINDMHSLQVSYSRRINRPDYENLNPFRYYVDAFVFFEGNPLLQPELANSFELNYSFGRNLHASFYYTDVKDVMTSVLTQLPEQNVTIRSIANIESFRNKGLNINHTYSPVSFWTTINNGNVFENHYFGSFNNEKIDNREWSYSLQSTHVFKFPKSWSFELNGQYNSPQTDGVFRQKGRGFVSAGVMKSVWNDKLSLKLAANDIFKTMNYQAESHIGGVRMHQKFNLDSRTILFSATLKIGKEMSKKGRQKSASDEQSRVRGGN
- a CDS encoding LptF/LptG family permease, whose translation is MKKVNLLILQAFIKPFLVTFFIVMFVLLMLFLFKYIDDLIGKGFQWYVILELLSYQCAVQLSMALPLSMLLSSIMTFGNLGESYELVAIKAAGVSLRKAMTPLFIVVGLFSAGSFLFSDYILPVVNLKMGSLLYDVRKKKADFFIKPGVFNNTIPGYSIRAKGKSEDGTTLHDLMIYEHPSGGTATNVTFAKEGYIQNSADNNYMVLELKDGVRYEDSRSENAKRYDPRQQFTRFRFKETTTKFDMGSFAMNRTDQELFRSHHQMLNLKQLRMYSDSNRIQIDSLERINSTEAKRYVNYYSDYFRNGNPGQTKAKVGLPDLEKNGQMRMAINNGLSQARQIKDMAVNREAEFSPYAEKDIRYDIEWHRKFTLAVSCLLLFGIGAPLGAIIRKGGLGLPVVMAIIFFLIYHVIATVSEKAAKDASLTPMWGMWMAIIVLTPLAIFLTYKSTSDSALFDADQYKIKAQAIWNKIIGFFNKKKEIKENKSSPA
- a CDS encoding START-like domain-containing protein; protein product: MMNPYFFEIEIIQDELTNDVALSVTDYVKEDNLDDRKLIWNNSIGYLQRVIGA